The Flavobacterium galactosidilyticum nucleotide sequence TACTGCTAATCATGGTAGGTTTTACCTCATGTGATGCTATATTAGACCAAGAAGAAATTGATTTCGGTAAAGGTCCAGTATTAACATCGTTTGCAAAACCTGTAAATGAACTTAATGTCATAAAAACCGTTGCTAATACACCTATACAATACGAATTTGACATTACGTATAAAGGTGGTAAAGGTATTGCTTTAGACAAAGATGTTACTGTAGTAATTGCTACAAGTCCAAAATCAAAAGCAAAGGAAGGCGTTGAATTTTCATTACCTGTAAAATCATTTACAATTCCTGCTGGTTCAAAGACTGCAAAAGCTTCGATGACAATATTAACAGGTGGCTTAGTTCCATTTGATTTTAAAGATATCGTTCTTGAAATAAAAGAGTCATCACAATCAATCGCTGAATTAAACACTTTCACTTTAACTGTGAAAGCATTAGGAGCTGAGAGTTTAGCAGGTGAATACGAGGTAATTGGAGGAGACTATTGGAGACTTGGTGTAAATAACGGCTGGGGTGCACTTGGAGGAACTAGAATTATAGAAGCAATATCGGCAACAACTTACAAGCACGCAGGTTTCTTTGGTCTATTTGAAGGATTCTTTTATTTTACCGTAGACGCTGCCAATAATGTTACTGTTTTAAAGACGAACCCTGTGACTGGCGAGACTTTATTACAAGGTACCGCTCCATTCCTAACATGTAATAATGACTCTAGTAGTTTAACAAACGTGAAATGTGGTACTTCAAATAAGGTAACACGTACTAATGATAGACGCGACATTATTTATTTAAGCTATGGCTATAACACTCCTGGTTCTGGTCCTAGAGAATTTTACGAAGTTTTAAAAAGAAAAAAATAGTTCACTATTTTTATGCTTTCTACAAATCCACCAGTCAAAAGCTGGTGGATTTTTTTATATCTTTGCACCATGGAAAAAGAACATCAAATATTTGGGATTAGAGCAATAATTGAAGCTATTCAAGCAGGCGCAACTGTAGACAAAGTTTATATTCAAAAGGAAGCGAGTAGCGAACTGATGAAAGACTTGATGAAAGTAATGAAAAGAGGAAACATCAACTTTTCGTATGTACCAGTTGAAAAACTGAATAGATTGACTCCTAACAATCATCAAGGTGCCGTAGCTACTATCTCCCCTATTTCGTTTTTTGATTTAGAAACGCTTATCGAATCTGTGCAAGAAAATGGTAAAAAACCATTGTTTTTGATTTTGGATCAAATATCAGATGCTCGTAATTTTGGCGCCATAATCAGAACTGCTGAGTGTACTGGGGTGAATGGAATCATTGTTCAAAAAGCAGGTTCAGCTCCCGTTAATGGTGATACTGTAAAAACATCTGCTGGAGCGGTTTTTAATATTCCTATATGTAAAGTAGAACACATAAAAGATGCGATTTTTCTTTTGCAAGCTAGTGGAATTAAGACTGTAGCCGCTACTGAAAAAACTGACCAAAACATATACGACATTGCTTTAAATGAACCAGTGGCTATTATCATGGGATCAGAAGATAGAGGTGTAAATCCTTCTGTTTTAAAAATCGTAGATGAGAAAGCAAAACTGCCAATGTTCGGAACAATTGGATCTTTAAATGTTTCTGTTGCTTGTGGTGCTTTTTTATATGAAGCAGTAAGACAAAGAAGTTAAAATTTAAGATTGTTGATTAACGATTTTTGATTTCAGATTAAAAAACGAATTATAACTCCGGTTTTGATTCGTTTTTTTCGTTAGAAGTGATTTCGTACGTTACAGGAATGTCAGAAGAATAATAGGTAAAAGTGCATACCTCCTCTACTTTAGGAAGATTTACAAAATTACCATTTTCGTCAAATCGCTGCATAAATGTATCATTTTCCGGATTATAATCTGGTTTTTCCCACTCGTATTTAGGTGCTTTTTTATATTCGGGCGTTTTACAGATGGTAGATAAAATAATACCTGCTAGTAATCCAGATAAATGTCCTTCCCAGGAAATGGACTTTTCACCGGGAACATCTGCAGTTGGGAAAATATACCAAACTAATCCACCATAAACAACAATTACGGCAAGCGACAGGGCCACAAGCCGAATATGCTTTGTTTGAATTCCCTTAAAGAAAATAAAACTAAACAATACATAAATTAATCCGCTGGCACCAATATGATAATTTTCCCGACCAATACTCCACGTTATAATTCCTGAAAGTACAATACCATAAGTTATAATCTGGAACGATTGTTTAGCATAAAAAAATTGTAATGCCGCTAAAAGCACCAATAATGGTAGTGAATTATTATATAAATGTTCTAAATCAGCATGAATAAAAGGGCTGAAAATAATACCCTGTAATCCAGAAAAGGTTCTTGGATAAATTCCATTTTGAACAAAATCAAAATCAAAGCGGACTTCTAACCAAAAAACAAACCAGAGCAATACCACAAAAAAAAGTGGTAGTACAACAACAGCATTAGTAAATCTAAATTCCTTATCCATTTAGTAAATATCGTAAATCAATACTTATTTTGTTTCAAAAACATAGCCAAAACCCAATTAATGCTAATTTGTCATGGCACAGACCAAAAGACAATTACAAACAAAAAGCCTAGCCCAGATTGCAGCGGAAATCCTTTTCTTTTTTTTATTTGCAAGGAACGAGTGAATAAAAAAAAGAAAAGATTGAAACGGAAAGCTGGAAATAGCTCCAAAAAATAAAAAGAAAGGTTATTTTTACCAATGGCAATTTTTAATTTGAAAATTAAAATTTAATAATAAATGGAAGCACCACTTGCAGAACGAATACGACCACAAAAGTTAGAAGACTACATCAGTCAATCCCATCTGGTTGGACCAAACGGCTCTTTGACGCAACAAATAGCAAAAGGAATTATCCCATCTTTAATTTTTTGGGGACCTCCTGGAACTGGAAAAACAACTTTAGCACAAATAATTGCACAAGAATCAAAACGTCCCTTTTATATTTTGAGTGCTATCAATTCGGGAGTTAAAGATATTAGAGATGTGATTGAAAAAGCGAAGCAAAGTGGTGGTTTATTTACTGCCAAAAATCCAATTCTTTTTATTGATGAGATTCACCGTTTTAGTAAATCGCAACAAGATTCCTTATTAGCAGCAGTCGAAAAAGGATGGATTACACTGATAGGTGCTACAACAGAAAACCCAAGTTTTGAGGTTATTCCCGCACTACTTTCCCGCTGTCAGGTTTATGTTTTGAATGCCTTTTCTAAAAAAGATTTAGAGTCTTTGTTGGAACGCGCGATGAAAATAGACTCCTATTTATCGACTAAAATCATAAAATTAAACGAAACAGAGGCATTACTGCGACTTTCAGGTGGCGATGGACGCAAACTATTAAATATTTTTGAACTTGTTGTAAACGCTTCGAGTGAAAATGAAATTACAATCACGAATGATCTTGTTTTTTCATTAGTACAACAAAACACGGTTTTGTATGACAAGACTGGAGAACAACATTATGACATCGTTTCAGCATTTATAAAATCTATTCGCGGGAGCGATCCTAACGGAGCCGTTTACTGGCTGGCGAGAATGATTGAAGGAGGCGAGGATGTAAAATTTATTGCCAGAAGAATGTTGATTCTTAGCAGTGAAGATATTGGAAATGCGAATCCAACTGCTTTTATTATGGCCAACAATACATTTCAAGCAGTTAGTACCATTGGCTATCCAGAAAGCAGAATTATTTTGAGTCAATGTGCGGTTTACCTTGCTACTTCTCCTAAAAGCAATGCTTCTTACTTAGCAATTGGGACAGCACAACAATTAGTAAAGCAAACTGGTGATTTGCCTGTGCCAATTCATTTGCGAAATGCTCCAACCAAATTGATGAAAGAATTAGGGTATGGTGAAGAGTATAAATATTCGCATGATTATGCTAATAATTTTGCAGAACAAGAATTTTTACCTGAAGCGATCAGTAAAAACCCAATATATATCCCCGGAAACAATTCAAGAGAGAATAGCATCCGGGAATTTCTTAAAAACCGTTGGAAAGATAAATACGGTTATTAGCTTCTGATTTTAGATTTTAAAATTGTAATGAAGACAAAAGATATATTCTTATTCACATTGGACTTTGAATTACCTATTAAAACTTAACATTAACTTTCTCAGAAACTAATTTATCGTTTTGATAATACTCAAAAAACCATTGATTCTCTTTCAAAATCAACGAACCTTGAATAGCATCCTTTATAGCGATAAAAGAATTAGGTTGAGATGTTTTCATCAATTTCATTACAACTTTTGGAGTGCTATCAATCAATTGATATCCCGTAGGAGTAGCTTGCGCATAAAGTAAGTTAGCGTCATTAATAACTGCATTTGACTGCATTTTATCAGCAACGACTTGCGTATTTACTGCTGGTGTAAGTGGCGTTAATGGTACACTTAGCACTTGCGCTTTAGGCGCTACGCCGCTGTATTTATACTGTAAGTCGTACACCGATTGAAACGCCTCGTTTAACGCATCCATATACGCCTTTTGATAGTCTTTTTCTTTACTTTTCCCTACATTTGATTTAAAAACGACTTTACCATTACAATCCTTTAATAGCACATAAAGCTTTGTGATTAAAAATCCATTCTCTTTTTCGACATCAGCGTATAGTAAACCACAACGGTCACTATACTCTGCTGGAACAATCTCAGTCGCATAGAAAGCAATAAAACCTGCATTATTAAAATTGAACTTAGTTAACGTATTTAAACGATATTGATTATCCGATTTTAGAAATTCATATTTTTGAGGAACAATTACAGCCTTATAATCATTTACAGATTGACCGTACGAAACTCCAGCTAACAGGATTAATAATAGTAAAAATGACTTTTTCATAATTTATAAATATTTTTTAAGTTCTAATAAATGATTAATTTGTTTGATGTGATCTTCGACAATTTCCTTATTTTCATTGAAATAAATAGCATCTAAACCCGCATCTAGCGCGCCTTGTACATCGGCATCTAAGCTATCACCAATCATGATGCTATTTTCTTTTTTGGCTTTAGCCAAATCTAAAGCGTAATCGAATATGATGGGATTTGGCTTCTTCACACCCGCCATTTCAGAGTTAGTAATTGTCAAAAAGTACGAAGTAATCTTTGAGTTATTCATTTTTTTAAACTGAACTTCAGCAAAACCATTTGTAATAATATGCAAATTATATTTTGGTTCTAAATAGTCCAAAAGTTCAATCGCACCATCAAAAAGATGATTATTTTCTGGTAAAAAAGCAATATACTCGTCAGATATTTTATTTATTTCATTATCTGAAATGGAATAATTTATGGCATCAAACGAATATTTTAATCTATTATAACGCAATTCTTCATGCGTAATTTTGTCATATTGATATAATTTCCAACACGACTGATTAATAGGCACATATTTCTCAATAAAATCTTTAATTTGTACTTCAGGATGGTTTCTAGAAAATATTCCACCAAAAGTTAATTCAGAATTTTTGTCAAAGTCCCACAGTGTGTGATCTAAATCAAAGAATACGTCCTTTATATGTGTTTGTTTCATTTTTAAATTTTAAAATATACCTTCATCTGCAAAGCTATAATAACTAGCTTCAGTTACGATAAGATGATCTAGTACTTTTATTTCTAAACTTTCTCCTGCTAATTTCAACTTTCTAGTAATCTGTTTGTCTGCTTCGCTTGGAACCAAAGTTCCCGAAGGATGATTGTGACATAATATTAACGCAGTTGCTCCCATTTCGAGTGCCGTTTTGAATACAATTCGCACATCGACCAAAGTTCCCGTGATTCCACCTTTACTGAGCTGCGATTTAGAAATTACCTTATTCGAATTATTCAAATAAATAATCCAAAACTCTTCATGAGGTAATTCACCAATAATAGGCTGCATGATTTCAAAAATAACCTTACTAGAGGTAACTTTTTTCAATTCCAGCGCATCTTCAGAACGCCTGCGTCTTCCTAATTCCATGGCAGCAATTATTGAAATTGCTTTTGCTTCGCCAATTCCTTTAAAAGTCATTAATTGCGTAATCGATAGTTTACCTAAAGCGTTCAAGTTATTATCAACACTCGCTAAAATTCGTTTGCTTAAATCAACTGCTGATTCATTCCTGCTCCCCGATCCTATTAAAATAGCAATCAATTCTGCGTCACTCAAAGCACTTTTGCCTTTTAGCATTAGTTTTTCTCGTGGCTTATCATCTTCAGACCAATTGGTAATAGGGAAAAAGGAATTTTCAGCCATAATATTAATTTTAAACTAATTCATACTAAAACTTTAACCGATAATTAAATCTTTTACCTCATCAAAATTCAAACCACCATAATTACCTGAACTCATCAATAATAGAGCCGAATTATCGAAATCTTGTTTGAATAAAAAATCTTTGAACTCTGCTGGATTAGTATATATAATTAAATCTTTTCGATTAAAAGCAGTAGCAATTTGATCATAACTCACTTCATCTAGTTGTTTAATTTTCACTGCATCTGGTGAGTAAAAAACAACTGCTTTATCCGCAAATTCTAATGCACCTTCGTATTCCTTTAAAAACTCGGCATTCAAACTGCTATACGTATGCAACTCTAAACAAGCTATTAAAGTTCGGTTTGGATATTGTTCTTTGACCGCTTTAGTAGTCGCCGCAACTTTACTTGGAGAATGTGCAAAATCTTTATAGGCTACTTTAGTTTTACTTTCTACAATCTTCTCTAAACGTTTAGATGCTCCTTTAAAAGTAGCAATCGCTTCGTAGAATTCCGCTTCATCAACTCCCATATTTTGGCAAATCCATTTGGCGCCAGCCAAATTATTAAGATTGTGCGCACCAAAAACTTCTATCGGCATATCGCCTTCAGGAGTCTCCAGTAATGTCACACCATTTTCAACTGTATATTTTGGCGTATGATACGCCATTTTTCTAATGGGATTCGTTGCTGCTTCCGCAACACGTTTCACCTCAGCATCTTCTTCATTATAAACTAAAATTCCACCATTAGTGATTTTACCAATAAAAACCTCAAACTGCTCGACATAATTCTCATACGTTGGAAAAACATTAATATGATCCCAGGCAATACCAGAAATTAGAGCAATATTCGGTTGATATAAATGAAACTTAGGTCTTCTATCAATAGGTGATGATAAATACTCATCTCCTTCTAAAACGATAAAATCATTTTCTTCTGTAAGATGAACCATCGTGTCAAAACCCTCCAGTTGTGCACCTACCATATAATCGACAGCGATGTCATGGTAATGCATTACATGCAAAATCATTGATGTTATTGTGGTCTTTCCGTGAGAACCACCTATAACAACGCGTGTTTTATTTTTTGATTGTTCGTATAAAAATTCAGGATAAGAATAAATTTTAAGTCCTAATTCCTGTGCTTTAAGCAATTCAGGATTATCAGCTTTAGCATGCATTCCAAGAATAACAGCCTCAATATCAGCAGTAATTTTTTCAGGATACCAACCTAAATCTGCTGGTAAAATTCCTTTTTTGTCTAATCTGGATTTCGATGGCTCAAAAATAGCATCATCACTTCCGGTAACTTGATACCCTTTGTTGTGCAAAGCGAGTGCTAAATTGTGCATGGCACTGCCACCAACTGCTATAAAATGTGTACGCATTCTAATTATTTAGTTTAAGTTTTTTATACTCAAGGTTAATTAAGCCTCCCTTGATTTTTTTTATCATTATACGATTCTAAAATAGATTTTGCCTTTTCAGGATCTCTCATCTTATTTTTATAAAGACTAGCTAATTTATAATAACTAGTTTTTGAACCTGTTAACGCAACTGCTTTTTTATATTGTTTTTCAGCTGCTTCATATCGCTTGAAATACTCATCAATATGTCCTCGTGACAAATAGCCATCAACAGTGGAAATTTGTAACAATTCATTAGAATACTTTATAGCTTTAGATTCACTACCTCCAACAAAACCTGGCAACTGAATATACAATTCAATTAAAGCCCAACGCGCATCAATATGTTTTGGATTTAGGCTTATGGCTTTTTCAAAAGAAGCTTTAACTGCATCAATCATTCCAAGCGCCTTGAATTTATTAGATTCCTTAGCTTTCATTCCCATGGCGCCACCATATTTATAATGGTAATCGGCTTCTGCGGGTTTCAACTCTTTGAGTTTTTTATAATAGACAATTGCCTTATCCCAGTTCTTGCTTTGTCCCGCTATATCGCCTAAATACTCGATCGTTTTTAGATTAGATGGATTAGAACTATACAGCGATTCAAATAAGGTTTGTGCCTGTTCATACTTCTCTTCTTGGAACAAATCCTCTGCCTTTTCAAAATTAGATTGAGCCCCCATAATGATGGGTAGAAATACAATTAAAAAAATACTATGTTTCATTGTTCAAAAATAACGAAATTTATACTTGAAATCTATTTTCAATTCAAAAGGTTTTTGCAATAAAAAGCCTCTTAACTTGTTTTCGATCACAAGTTAAGAGGCTTTTATAATTTATAACACTAATTTATTTTACAATTGTCATTTCATCAATGATATGTTTAGCGCCTGCGTACTTATCAATAATCCATAACACGTAACGAATATCAACGTTAATTGTTCTTTGTAATTTTGCATCAAAGATAACATCTCCAGCCATCGCTTCAATATTTCCATCAAAAGCAATACCCGTAAGCTCTCCTTTTCCGTTTAAAACCGGAGACCCTGAATTCCCACCTGTTATGTCATTATCAGTCAAGAAATTTACTGGCATATACCCATTTTTATCAGCATATTGTCCAAAATCTTTCGCTGCATTTAACTCTAATAAACGAGCTGGTAAATCAAATTCTTGATCTCCTGCTTTGTACTTTTTAACCATTCCGGTCATTGTAGTATAATTGTTTACTTCTGCATCATTTCGTTGATCAGCTGGCAAAGCGCGTACTTTTCCGTAAGTCAATCTTAAAGTTGAATTTGCATCTGGATATTTAATAGAGTTCATTTTAGATTCACGTAAACCCGCTACAAGATTGCGAAAAGCTATTTCGAAATCATCAGCTGCTTTTACTTGCTCAGCAGATCTTGCTCTCATTTTCACCAATAATTCATTCGAAACGACATATAAAGGGTCATTTGTAATGTTCTCTGGTTTAGGATCTTTCATGAAAGCTAATACACTTTCTTTAGTAGCAAAAATACTTTTTGCTACGGCATTATTTACATAAGAAGTAAAATCACCTTTATTATCTTCTTTTAATCTTGCAACAACTTCAGGAAGTCCATAAGCAGCCCCTTTAGAAGTGTATAAATTTAATTGCGCTGCAAAAACATCTTTCTCTAATGGAGCATGAAATTTGCCATATACATTTTCAATAAGCACATTCAATCTAGGAAGCATTTCTTTTCTTTTCGCTTCATTTTCTTTGTAATAAGCGATTAATGAATTTCCTACATTAGCTGGAGCACCTCCATAAGAAGAAGTTCGCATTAATTGCGATAAGTAATTATCATGGCTTGTCTTTAAATTTGTTTGAGCATAATAGTCATTAATCGTTGCGATTACGTTACCATATTTTGATTTGTTCGCTTTTTTGTTAGCCCAAACATTAAATTTAGCTTCTTCTTTTTCTTTAGTTTTTGCCGTTCCTGCTTTAGTCAAAGCATCAATCATTCCCTGACGGTTTTTCCAGTAATTAGCAGTCGAAGCGTATTTAGAAGCATATTCTAACTTCACCGTTTCATCTTTATCCATGTAACGTTTCATTACA carries:
- a CDS encoding S46 family peptidase; translation: MRKIIFFFTMCLVAFPAKADEGMWFLMFIERLNHRDMEKMGLQLTAEEIYSINNHSLKDAVVQFNGGCTAEMVSKEGLVLTNHHCGYDAIAELSSEEQNYLKNGFWAKDKSAEMKPKSLFVRFFVRMDDVSKRILSKVNDKMTEAERNKAIQQEMSLIEKENSEGGKYTVSVRPFFQGNEYYYFVYQDYKDVRLVGTPPESLGKFGGDTDNWEWPRHTADFSMFRVYTDANGNPAEYSKNNVPLQPKHHLPVSIKGVEENDFAMILGYPGRTNRWMPAGGIEQNVKFAYPAWVEGAKTGMDVMKRYMDKDETVKLEYASKYASTANYWKNRQGMIDALTKAGTAKTKEKEEAKFNVWANKKANKSKYGNVIATINDYYAQTNLKTSHDNYLSQLMRTSSYGGAPANVGNSLIAYYKENEAKRKEMLPRLNVLIENVYGKFHAPLEKDVFAAQLNLYTSKGAAYGLPEVVARLKEDNKGDFTSYVNNAVAKSIFATKESVLAFMKDPKPENITNDPLYVVSNELLVKMRARSAEQVKAADDFEIAFRNLVAGLRESKMNSIKYPDANSTLRLTYGKVRALPADQRNDAEVNNYTTMTGMVKKYKAGDQEFDLPARLLELNAAKDFGQYADKNGYMPVNFLTDNDITGGNSGSPVLNGKGELTGIAFDGNIEAMAGDVIFDAKLQRTINVDIRYVLWIIDKYAGAKHIIDEMTIVK
- a CDS encoding YjjG family noncanonical pyrimidine nucleotidase; the encoded protein is MKQTHIKDVFFDLDHTLWDFDKNSELTFGGIFSRNHPEVQIKDFIEKYVPINQSCWKLYQYDKITHEELRYNRLKYSFDAINYSISDNEINKISDEYIAFLPENNHLFDGAIELLDYLEPKYNLHIITNGFAEVQFKKMNNSKITSYFLTITNSEMAGVKKPNPIIFDYALDLAKAKKENSIMIGDSLDADVQGALDAGLDAIYFNENKEIVEDHIKQINHLLELKKYL
- the rlmB gene encoding 23S rRNA (guanosine(2251)-2'-O)-methyltransferase RlmB, whose protein sequence is MEKEHQIFGIRAIIEAIQAGATVDKVYIQKEASSELMKDLMKVMKRGNINFSYVPVEKLNRLTPNNHQGAVATISPISFFDLETLIESVQENGKKPLFLILDQISDARNFGAIIRTAECTGVNGIIVQKAGSAPVNGDTVKTSAGAVFNIPICKVEHIKDAIFLLQASGIKTVAATEKTDQNIYDIALNEPVAIIMGSEDRGVNPSVLKIVDEKAKLPMFGTIGSLNVSVACGAFLYEAVRQRS
- a CDS encoding replication-associated recombination protein A encodes the protein MEAPLAERIRPQKLEDYISQSHLVGPNGSLTQQIAKGIIPSLIFWGPPGTGKTTLAQIIAQESKRPFYILSAINSGVKDIRDVIEKAKQSGGLFTAKNPILFIDEIHRFSKSQQDSLLAAVEKGWITLIGATTENPSFEVIPALLSRCQVYVLNAFSKKDLESLLERAMKIDSYLSTKIIKLNETEALLRLSGGDGRKLLNIFELVVNASSENEITITNDLVFSLVQQNTVLYDKTGEQHYDIVSAFIKSIRGSDPNGAVYWLARMIEGGEDVKFIARRMLILSSEDIGNANPTAFIMANNTFQAVSTIGYPESRIILSQCAVYLATSPKSNASYLAIGTAQQLVKQTGDLPVPIHLRNAPTKLMKELGYGEEYKYSHDYANNFAEQEFLPEAISKNPIYIPGNNSRENSIREFLKNRWKDKYGY
- a CDS encoding UDP-N-acetylmuramate--L-alanine ligase, with the translated sequence MRTHFIAVGGSAMHNLALALHNKGYQVTGSDDAIFEPSKSRLDKKGILPADLGWYPEKITADIEAVILGMHAKADNPELLKAQELGLKIYSYPEFLYEQSKNKTRVVIGGSHGKTTITSMILHVMHYHDIAVDYMVGAQLEGFDTMVHLTEENDFIVLEGDEYLSSPIDRRPKFHLYQPNIALISGIAWDHINVFPTYENYVEQFEVFIGKITNGGILVYNEEDAEVKRVAEAATNPIRKMAYHTPKYTVENGVTLLETPEGDMPIEVFGAHNLNNLAGAKWICQNMGVDEAEFYEAIATFKGASKRLEKIVESKTKVAYKDFAHSPSKVAATTKAVKEQYPNRTLIACLELHTYSSLNAEFLKEYEGALEFADKAVVFYSPDAVKIKQLDEVSYDQIATAFNRKDLIIYTNPAEFKDFLFKQDFDNSALLLMSSGNYGGLNFDEVKDLIIG
- a CDS encoding tetratricopeptide repeat protein, yielding MKHSIFLIVFLPIIMGAQSNFEKAEDLFQEEKYEQAQTLFESLYSSNPSNLKTIEYLGDIAGQSKNWDKAIVYYKKLKELKPAEADYHYKYGGAMGMKAKESNKFKALGMIDAVKASFEKAISLNPKHIDARWALIELYIQLPGFVGGSESKAIKYSNELLQISTVDGYLSRGHIDEYFKRYEAAEKQYKKAVALTGSKTSYYKLASLYKNKMRDPEKAKSILESYNDKKNQGRLN
- the radC gene encoding RadC family protein is translated as MAENSFFPITNWSEDDKPREKLMLKGKSALSDAELIAILIGSGSRNESAVDLSKRILASVDNNLNALGKLSITQLMTFKGIGEAKAISIIAAMELGRRRRSEDALELKKVTSSKVIFEIMQPIIGELPHEEFWIIYLNNSNKVISKSQLSKGGITGTLVDVRIVFKTALEMGATALILCHNHPSGTLVPSEADKQITRKLKLAGESLEIKVLDHLIVTEASYYSFADEGIF
- a CDS encoding rhomboid family intramembrane serine protease, translating into MDKEFRFTNAVVVLPLFFVVLLWFVFWLEVRFDFDFVQNGIYPRTFSGLQGIIFSPFIHADLEHLYNNSLPLLVLLAALQFFYAKQSFQIITYGIVLSGIITWSIGRENYHIGASGLIYVLFSFIFFKGIQTKHIRLVALSLAVIVVYGGLVWYIFPTADVPGEKSISWEGHLSGLLAGIILSTICKTPEYKKAPKYEWEKPDYNPENDTFMQRFDENGNFVNLPKVEEVCTFTYYSSDIPVTYEITSNEKNESKPEL